A stretch of Coccidioides posadasii str. Silveira chromosome 2, complete sequence DNA encodes these proteins:
- the AGS1 gene encoding Cell wall alpha-1,3-glucan synthase ags1 (EggNog:ENOG41COG0297~COG:G~TransMembrane:8 (i118-140o152-170i182-199o205-228i240-262o282-306i327-344o364-386i)), whose product MADFCLQNVDPSFDDQNGKFTEEFMMKLELLNGNNSMKSLCIEEFIVKSQRQWYKRLSNAFLGRAKDTIPLEKSTVEDLLTLPPALSEDLESGSIEDSKGGKSATGLKRMMLYRVGYWPVYSFFLAFGQIIAVNSYQIMLLTGEIGEAAKKLYAIASIYLLGSILWWLMFRKFELATTLSSPFAAYSFAFLVVGFAQIWHAKGRLLQNIAAGVYSFASASGSVFFALNFNDEAGSQVRDWVFRACIIQGTQQIFVVALWYWVSKLSKSMAEGMNQTERLGSWQIQSIVFPVACVLGAIGVIIYLGLPDCYRGRSGKIPSFYTSVFRRNIIVWFFASVVIENFFLSPPQSALWSQLVVPLELQTYGIVASPIAYLCVFRVCLVYDACSFKKNVQKPYLGITSICSRAWRAKMGADMVGNK is encoded by the exons ATGGCTGATTTCTGCTTGCAAAATGTGGATCCTAGCTTCGACGATCAAAACGGCAAATTTACGGAAGAATTTATGATGAAACTCGAACTTTTGAATGGGAACAACTCCATGAAGTCCTTGTGTATCGAGGAGTTCATAGTCAAGAGCCAACGACAGTGGTACAAAAGACTCAGCAACGCCTTCTTGGGTAGAGCAAAGGATACCATTCCGTTAGAGAAATCTACCGTGGAAGACCTTCTGACTCTTCCACCTGCTCTTAGCGAAGATTTAGAATCTGGCAGCATCGAGGATAGTAAAGGCGGCAAGTCCGCAACTGGTCTTAAGCGAATGATGCTGTATCGTGTTGGCTATTGGCCTGTTTATTCGTTCTTCCTTGCCTTCGGGCAGATAATTGCGGTAAACTCTTACCAGATAATGCTCCTCACTGGAGAGATTGGTGAAGCAGCCAAGAAGCTATACGCTATTGCATCGATATATCTTCTCGGCTCTATTTTGTGGTGGTTGATGTTTCGAAAATTCGAGTTAGCTACTACGCTCTCTAGTCCGTTTGCGGCATATAGTTTTGCCTTTCTTGTTGTCGGCTTTGCCCAGATTTGGCATGCCAAAGGACGTTTGCTTCAGaatattgctgctggtgtaTATTCATTCGCTTCAGCGAGCGGATCTGTCTTCTTTGCCTTGAATTTCAATGATGAAGCAGGTAGCCAAGTGAGAGACTGGGTGTTTAGAGCTTGCATTATTCAAGGTACACAACAAATATTTGTGGTTGCCTTGTGGTACTGGGTTTCAAAGTTGTCGAAGAGTATGGCTGAAGGGATGAATCAGACCGAGAGATTGGGTTCATGGCAAATCCA GTCCATCGTATTTCCTGTTGCTTGTGTGCTGGGTGCCATTGGGGTCATTATTTATCTTGGGCTTCCAGACTGCTACCGGGGCCGTAGCGGGAAAATTCCCTCGTTTTACACTTCTGTCTTCCGCCGCAATATTATCGTATGGTTTTTTGCCTCTGTGGTCATAGAGAACTTCTTTCTCAGTCCGCCTCAGTCCGCCTTATGGTCGCAATTGGTGGT TCCTCTGGAGCTCCAAACATACGGAATCGTGGCAAGTCCTATTGCTTATCTTTGTGTTTTTCGTGTTTGTTTGGTTTACGATGCTTG CTCTTTTAAGAAAAATGTCCAAAAACCATACTTAGGCATTACCAGTATTTGCAGTAGGGCTTG GCGCGCCAAGATGGGCGCAGATATGGTGGGCAACAAGTAA